The sequence GACTCCAAATGCTATTGCCGACCTGAGCGAGGTGGATGCACAGACACGTGTTGATAATACGCTGGTGAGCGCTTTTGCACAGTGGGAAATCATCAAAGGGCTGAAATTGCGTACACAGGGTTCGGTAAACATCCTGAATACCCGTCAGAGTGTGTTCGGTCCTGCCACCTCACAGATTGGTTTCAACTCTGATGGCTATGGTGCCGTGGGTTCAAAGCGCTGGGAGAGCGACCAGGTTGAGGTCACCCTGACATGGAACAAGAAAATTGGTAATATCCACGAGTTCGAGGTGCTGGGTGGTTATACCTATCAGCAGGAGAAGAGTGAGCGACTGCTGGGCAGTACAGCTGATTATGCCAACGACAATCTGGGTTATCAGAGTCTGCAGTCGGGTTCACAGCTGATTGCTACCGAGACCGATTTTGTAACATCGGTTCTTTATTCAGGTATCGGTCGTATCAACTACTCGCTGCTGGATCGCTACCATCTTACAGCCACCTTGCGTGCCGATGGTTCAAGCCGTTTTGCCAAAAACAAGAAATGGGGCTGGTTCCCATCACTTGGATTTGCTTGGAATGTGAACGAAGAGAAGTTCCTGAAGAACATCAAGTGGATTGAAGACTTGAAACTGCGTGCCAGCATTGGTACTGTGGGTAACCAGGAGATTGGCGACTATACCTTCCTCTCAACTTATGCAGCTACCCATTATTTCCTTGGCGGTATTAAGAATACAGCCTATTACCGTTCGGCTTTGGGCAACGACGACCTGAAGTGGGAAACTACCACCTCGTACGATTTGGGTTTCGACTTTAATATCCTGAAGGGTAAACTGGGTTTTGTTTTCGATGTGTATCACAAGAAAACTTCCGACCTGCTGCTGAATATTCCTGTTGAGCAGACTACAGGTTTCAGCAGCCAGCTTACAAACGTAGGCAACGTCACCAATGATGGTGTTGAGTTTGCTGTTAATGCCACCCTTTGGCAGGCCAAGGACCTTACATGGCAGGTGAGCGCCAATATTGCCCACAACCACAACGAGGTAACAAGCATCGGTACCGGACAGAGTGAGATTATCAACGGCAACCAGACCATTATCCGTCCAGGCGAAGCACTCGGTACTTACTATGGCTGGCAGTTTGATGGCATCGTGCAGACATCCGAGGATTTGAAGTCGGTTCCTGCACCATCCAACAAACCAGTCGTAGAATATGGCGACGTGAAGTATGTAGATCAGAATGGTGATGGTGTGGTAGATCAGGAGAACGACCGTGTAGTACTTGGTTCAGCACAGCCCGATTTTACCTATGGTTTTGCTACTCAGCTGCGTTATAAGAGTTGGAACTTGAGTCTTAACTTCCAGGGTTCATATGGTAATAAGCTTTATAACCAGATGGAACAGGCACTCGAGTCGCCTAATGCCAGCTATAATGCTTCCACCAAGCTGCTGAACCGTTGGACAGCCGAGAATCCCAGCACTACCATCCCACGTGCCGTAGCTCAGAATAACTATAGCGCTTATCTTGATAGCCGCTTTATTGAAGATGCCAGTTATCTGCGCCTGAAGAATATTCAGATTGGCTACAATTTCCAGCCCAAAGTGGGTAACAATCAGAAACTGGGTGTTTACCTCTACGCTTCGGCCCAGAACCTGCTTACAATAACCAATTACAGTGGTTATGATCCTGAGTACAGCGGCTACGTAGATCGTGGAACCTATCCTGCATCTCGTACATTTACATTTGGTGTTAAACTGTCGTATTAATCTTTAAAGGTATAAGAAAAATGAAAAAGAATCAGATATATCATACAGCGCAATCTCTGTTGGCAGGCGTGGTGTTCGGCTTGACACTTGCATCGTGCGAGTCGTTGGATCAGGGTAACCTGAGCGAGCTGGCCGAAAGCAATCTTCCTCAGAGCGATGCAGATGCCAAGGCACTTGTTAATGCCGTATATTCGTCGGATATTGAACTGGCCACTACTTACATGTATCTTATCGACCTCACTACCGAGACCACCGTGAGCGGTGAGAATCCTAATGGTGGCGGTGGCATGTTAGGACTGCTCTCATGGGATGGAACCAACTCCTATGTGGTGAGCCTGTGGCGTGCTGTATATGCCTCGCTGGCACGTGCTAACGATACCATCGAGAAGTTGCAGACTAATCCTGCAGGCGTGTCACCCGAGATTGCATCGCAGGTGATAGGCGAAGCCAAGTTTCTGCGTGCTTACTATCTGAACTATGCCGTGCAGCTGTGGGGGCCAGTGCCTGTCATCACCAGCAGCAAAGGCGGTACAAATGCAGTAAGAAACTCGGAGACAGAGGTTTATCAGCAGATAGTGGCCGACCTTGAGGATGCTGCAGCCCGACTGCCTGAGCGCAGTAAGCAGAGTCAGAGTGATATCGGTCGTGCCTCGCGTGGTGCAGCCTTGGCAGCCTTGGCAAAGGTTTACCTGACCTGGGCTCAGGTGGATGACGACCTGACCGATGCGCAGCGCAAGGAGTATTTCGGCAAGTCGGCTCAGTATGCACAGCAGGTGATCGATTCTAATGAATATAGTCTTGAAGAGGATTTCTATGACAACTGGAACAACCAGAACCGAAATGGTAAGGAGAGCATATTTGCCATCCAGTTCTATCTGGGATCAAGCACACGCGATGGCGATGCTTCGGGCAATAACCACCTGTGCCACTGCTCGTTCTCAACCAGCTTCAGCGTGTCGCTGCCACATATCGCACCGGGTCCGGACAACACCGTCGAGAATTCATATCTGCCGGGTGATCAGCGCAAGGATGTATCATTTGCCGACTCACTTTGGCGTCCTTCTACACAGAACTATTTCCACTTCTATTTTGATGCCGACGGTGATGGCATCCGCGAGTCGGGCTTCTCACGCTACAACAAGTACATCGACCATGACAGGGTTGAGACAAGTGCTGCCGACCGTGCTATGAACCGTCAGGTGATCCGTCTGGCTGAGGTGTATCTGGTACTGGCCGAGGCTATCAACGAGCGTGACGGACAGCCTAATCAGCAGGCCTATGATGCCTTCAACAAGGTGCGTCGCCGTGCATTCCGCGAGGATATCTTCAGCGCAGCAGCACAGTCACACGACCTGAAGTCAGGTCTTGACTACGAAGGCTTCAAGAGTGCCATCATACAGGAACGCTCATGGGAGTTCGTCCTGGAGCAGAAACATCTGCTCGACCTGAAGCGCTGGAAGATTCTGGTGAAGACCATTAAGAATAGTGCTTTGGCCAAGAACTTCCCAGAGTATAACAAGCAGACGATTGATTTCAAGCATTATCGTTTCCCCATCCCACAAGCACAGCGAGTAGTTAACCCCAATCTCTGGCAGAACTATGGCTACGATGGTTCCGACATCACCACCAACCCCTATGTAGGCAGAGAATAAACAAAAAAAAGAGAGAGCAATATGAAAAGATTAATTTTGTCAGCCGTAATTGCAAGTGCTACCCTCACGGGGGCACTTGCTCAACAAAACGATCAGCGCCTGAATAAGGCCATCACCGATAAAGGCTATTTTCAGAAAGCCTGGAAGAGTGCACCATCATTTCGCGACCTGCTTAAGCGTCGCAAGGCAGCAGTCAATCAGTTCAGAGCTATCCCTACTGCAGCATTGCACCCCATCACTATCAGAGCTTTTGCCACAGCAGAGCAGCGTGCCGGCACACGTCATGTGATTATACGTGAGCATCAGTATCTGAATGACAGTGGTTACAACAATGGGGGCTTCGACCTGGGAATTGGTACTCCCGACCATGTGATTGCAGCTATTGCCGGTGATATCATCGACAGCTACGTCACACAGGCTGCTATCAAGGGCGTTGCCATCGACTCGCTTGCCATCAATATCAAGCAGACTGGGCATTCGCTGCAGAACTGGGGACTGGATTATACCATCTTTATTGATTCGCCTGCTTCTGACCAGCAACTTGAGGAGTTACGTGTCCTGGCCGAGAAAAACTCACCACTTTATCAGTTCTCTATCCGTGCGCATAAGGTAAACACAACAGTTGAACTGCATAAGAGTGCCGAGGAATTGGAGATTCCACCTACCTATCAACCAGGTTTGCGTGAGTTCATTGAGTGGGAAACGCGTAAAGGCGAGGCTAACAAGCAGCTTCGTGAAAGCGGTCAGCGTCCCGATAAGGCAAAGTTTGGTGGCTATGCATACGACTATCCTTACTCTCGTAAGAATGAGTTCACGCCTGCTCAGAGCGAGAGCTATCTGAATCCTGACGGTCCCACTGCTTTCATCAATCCCTCATCAGGTGTAACCGTACTTCAAGTGCGCCATCACAGAGTGTTGCAGGATCATCCACAGATTTTTGGTGGTAACGACCTTGGTCCTACAGCTGTTGAGAGTCATATCGGATTGCTTGGTTCGTGCTTTACCCATGTGGCAGAGGGAACCGCAGCACGCAACAGGATTCCACTTGATACCCTTAACGTAGCACTCACTGCCCAGTTCGACCCACGCAGCGGTCGCAAAGGCTACGAGCAAACCCCACTTTATCCTACCGACATACAGATGCGTGTGGTGATAAGCAGTCCACGCAGTGAGGCTGAGATCCGTCAGCTGGTTGCCGATACCGAGCGTGGATGCCCCATCTACAATCTGGTAACCAACGCGCAGGAAATCAAAGGAGGTATAAAAAGAGTAATAGCAAAGAATAAGTAATCATTAAAAATAGAAAGAGTTATGAAAAAGAATCAGATTGTTATCATTACAGCAGCCCTTGCTTTGCAGGTTAGTAGTGCACTCGCACAGGGGCCTCTCAATATCTTTAAGTCGGCTCAGCAGAAAGCCAAGTTGGAACAGAATGCCCCTTCGTTGCGTAACCACCTGAAGGAGCGTAAGGTGGCCCTTGAGGCTTGGAATGCTATACCCGCCAGCGATTTGCAGCCAGTAACACTTACAGCCAATGTTACCGCCAAGAACCGCTCGGGCGTGCGTGAACTCCGAATCAGAGAGTTTCATTATATTGGCGACTGTGGTTATGCACATGGTGGACAGGATTCGGGTGTGGACACCCCAACTACAGCTCAGGCCGTGTTTGCTTCCGACCTTGCCGACAGCTATCTGAATCAGGCTGCGCTGCTGGGTATCGATATCGACTCGCTGACTATCGAAATCCACGGTCAGCCCGACAAGGTGAAGACCAATCGTGTGTGGTATCCACGCAACTTCCTCTACACCATCTATATTGATTCACCTGCCTCGGATGCTGAGTTGGAAAAGTTGGCAGTATTGGCAGAGCAGAACTCGGCTGTAGCCACTCTGGTGAAGGCTGCCGTAGTACCTCAACTGATTATCGATCAGAAGTCGTCACCACGCGAGAAGAAGGTTGAAGGCGCCACCTTGGCTGGACTTCGCGAGTATATCTGGGGTAAGCGTCAGGCGCTGCAGGCCAGTAAGGCTAAGGCTGAGGCAGCAAAAGCCAAGAATCCAAAGGCTGACGCAGATGCCTTGCGTAAAGCACTTGCTCCAAAGCAGGGCCCATGGGTAAAGGTTTTCCCCAATGGTGTGCGTCAGCTAACCGTAAATGATAAATATCTCATTCTGCACGATAATCCTGCTTATCTGGGTGGTACCAATCTCGGTTTTACCTCAATCGAGGGTGTGCTTGGCATCCTGGGCACCTGTATCACTCACATCTCATTGGGACAGGCAGCAGAACGCGCACTCGACGTGGATTCTATCTCGCTGACCGTCGAGGCTGAATGGGACCCACGAGCAGGTCGCAAGGGCTTTGAGAAGGTGTCGATTGCTCCACAGAATGTGCGTTATACTTTGCATGTGAAGACACCCGAAAGTGCTCAGGCCGTGAAAGAGTGGATCGAGGCTGTTGAGAAGATTTGCCCCATGTACAACCTCTTCAAGGACACACAGACATTCGAGCATCGCATCGTACGTGGTAGTTTTAAAAGACAATAATGATGAAGTATGAGCCTGCATATTTACTCGCTTTGGCTACTTGGCCTGTAACCGTTTGTGCTACCAATGCACAGGCAGACTCACTACGCATAGCTCGTCCGGCCGCTTTTCCTGCTGTAAGCCGACATCAGACGCTCGACTCGCTGAAAGCAGAAGTGAAGCTGCAACTGGAGCAGCGGTACGGACAGCACTATGGGTGCTCGGCACTCTCACTAACCTCTATCGCTGCTACACTGGGCAGTCCACTAAGCGAGCAGCAGCTTCGAAGCATGTCGGAGGCGTTCTCGGGTGGTATCGGGCATAAGTTTGGCGAAGGCACTTGTGGCGCACTTACCGGTGCCATTGCAGCCTTAGGTTTTTATGCCAGTGGCGATAAGGAGAAACATTTGCGGTTGGCAGCTGAAGTATATGATGAGTTTAAGAAGCAACAGGGATCCATTACGTGTGGTGATATCTACGCCCGTTATCATTTTAGTCACTGCGACGGATGTAATCTCTGTGCGATACAGAAGGTGATTGAAGTTCTTTACCGTGAGGGTGATATCCACACAAGTACCATCGCCCCATGGCAGCAGTTAACAGAAGAAAAGAAATAAAAAGGAGATGATGATTATGGAAAAGAGAGTTTTTACAAGAATTAGCGCGATAGTTTTTTGGCTGTTTTCAGGTTTCGCACTCACTGCCTGCGGAGGTAGTGACGATCCAGTAGTACCTATCAATATACCAACCGAAGACGACGAATGCTGCAATGCCGAAGAGACATTTCTGGCATATACTTTCCTGCACAACGGTTATCTGAAAGAGATTGAATCGCTACGCGACACAATCGATGAGAAATATGCCCTGAGCGTTTACTCGCGAGGTGGCAAACTGCATGCAGGCTATAATGATGTGTTTTTTGCGCTGACAAAAATCTCTAATCAAGGTTTTGTTCGTGATTTTTCTGTAACAGAGATAAGTCCCGTGATGACCATGACCGAGAAAGGTATGAAGCACTCAACACCAACGGCTACAGAGAGCAGCCTTTACGATGAAACATTCCCTGCCGTACAGCACGCGTGGATATCTTTCGTAATGAGTAGTAGCAGTATGGGCTATTGGGAACTGGGATACAAGGCAACTACCCAGAATAAAACAGTTGCCCATACCGGTAGTGTTATCGAGGTTTCGGCCAATGCTACAGGCCAGGAGTGGATTAAGTCGTTCAAATATCAGGATGTAAATTATTACCTCTCGCTGGTAAATCCTAATGATTTCCAGACTGGTATAAACACTATTCAGGCATACGTGTCGCAGCAGAATGCTGAGAAAGCCAAACCCTGGCCATTGGCTGATCAGGAGTTTACTATCGAAATTATACCCACTATGCCCGATATGGGCAATCATTCTTCGCCCGATAATGTGGCTCTTACCAAACAGCCATCAGGCATATACGAAGGTAAGCTAAACCTTACCATGACAGGCCTGTGGGATATTCATCTGGTTGTAAAGGACAAAGAAGGTAACATTGTAGCAGGAGGAGAGAATAATGACAGCGGGTATAGCAATATTTATTGGAGCGTTATATTATAGTAATGTATTGACCGCTTTGCCAACCGACAGTATCGAGAAAGAAGCATCGATTAACGAGGTGACTATCACCTCGACTGTCGGTTCCAAGCGCAAGGTGGCTGGCAAGGGGCGTACAGCATCGATAGAGGAGCATCTGTTGCAGTTGAACAATGTTGCCATGGTGAAACGAGGCGCATATGCCTGGGAACCAGTGGTAAACAATATGTCTACCGAGCGATTGAGTACAACTATCGATGGTATGAAGATATTCTATGCTTGTACCGATAAAATGGATCCTGTAACGTCGTATGTAGAAAGTGGTAACCTGCAGCGCGTAAGACTGGATTCGGGCCTTGATGGCAATCCACAGGCAACAGGAAATATCGGCGGAAGTATTGATCTGAAACTCCGTAAGTCGGGGTTTGATGCTGCTCCTCAGGAGTTTAACCTTACTACTGGGTATGAAGCCAACGGCCATCTGCAGGTGTATGGTGCCGATGCTGCGTTCTCGTCGCAGACGTTCTATGCCAACTTCGGCGCGTTTTATCGTGATGCAGATAATTACAGGGCTGGTGGACATCAGGATGTTCCTTTTTCCAAGTTCCATAAAGTCAATTCGTTTCTGAACCTGGGGTTCCGTCCAGCCCCAAACCACATCGTAGAGGGTACGGTCATTTTCGACCGTGCCACCGATGTTGGCTATCCGGCCCTGAATATGGATGTTAGCGATGCTACAGGACTTATCACGTCGCTTTCTTATCGCAGGGAGCAGCTTGCGGGGCTTTTCTACCGATGGGAAACCAAGGTGTACTATAATCATATCACCCATAATATGGATGATAGCACACGCCCCGACGTGATTATTCACATGGATATGCCTGGTAAAAGCAGTACGGCCGGACTCTATAGTCTGCTCGAGGGCTCAAGGGGTAAACATCAGTATCAGCTTAATTTTGATTGCTATTACAATACCCTTTTTGCTGATATGACCATGTATGTTGAGGGGGCCAAACCCATGTACATGCTTACGTGGCCTGATGTGGGTACTTTCAACAGCGGTTTGTCGTTGTCTGATAATATCCGTTTGTCTGATACGCATAGTATCCATCTGTCGGCAAAAGGCTCTTGGCAGCAGCAACGTATTAACAGCGATGAAGGCTACCACGCCTTGGAAATATTTTTCCCAGGTGTGGAACGTAGCAAGCGTACTTTTATGGGACGTGTGTCTGTAAGCTATGCCTGGCAGAAAAATGGTTGGCGATTGGCTGCTGGAACAGGATACGGTAATCGTGCACCATCGGTTACCGAGTCGTTTGGATACTTCCTGAATAATGCCTTCGACCGTTATGATTACATTGGTAATCCCCACCTTAAGAACGAAAGTGCGGTTGAGTTGAATACATCGGCTTCGTGGCAGAATGATGTGATAGATACTCGCCTAGAGGTGAATGCATTTTTTTTCCATAACTACATTATCGGTACACCCGATAACCGATTGTCGGCCATGACTATCGGAGCTCCGGGTGTGAAGGTTTACCAGAACCTAAAACATGCGAAGATTGTGAATACTGCGTTTACATTCAGTGTCACCCCTCTTTCCTGGTTGCGTTGGGACAATAAGGTGAGTTACAGTTATGGCAAGGAGAGCACTGGGGCTCATCTGCCTTTGATTGCTCCCTTTACCTATCTTACGGCATTGAAACTGTTCCATCAGAACTGGGAAGGAGAATTGGGTGGCGAACTGGTTGGCAAACAGAGCAACTACAGCAATAAATATGGCGAGAGTCTTACACCAGGCTATGCTGTATGGCATATCAGTGCCGGTTATCAGTTTAACATCCATACGGTTGTAGCTAATATCCATGTGGGTGTTGATAACCTGTTTGATCGTTACTATTCTACCTATTCAGATTGGAATCATATTCCCCAAAAGGGTCGTAACATCTATGCCAATCTATCGGTGAAGTTGTAGCTTATTCAGCAGCTACAACTTCAATTTCAACCAAAGCACCCTTGGGGAGTGTTTTTACAGCCACAGCCGAACGGGCTGGATATGGCTCAGCAAAGAACTCGGCATAAACGGCATTCATGTCGGCAAAGTCGTTCATGTCGGCCATAAATACGGTTGTCTTCACCACATGGGCCATGGTTAAGCCTGCTTCTTCAAGAATGGCTTTGATGTTGGTGAGCGATTGACGGGTCTGCTCCTTGATGCCACCCTCTACAAAACTTCCTGTTGCAGGATTGATGGGTATCTGACCTGAGGTGTAGAGCAGGTTGCCTACACGGATGGCCTGACTGTAAGGACCGATGGCAGCTGGTGCCTGATTGGTGCTGATAACTTGTTTCATACCTTTATCATGTTTATTTGTTGATACCTTTCAGCAGTTTCTCTACCTTCTGATACTGTACGGTTGAGAGCAGGATATTGCCTTCGGGTGAGACGACTACCATGGATGGAATCCACTGTACACCGTAGGATTTAGAGATGTCGGTTTCCTTAAACTTCTTCAGTTCGCTCACCTGGGGATAGCTGATGCCGTACTGATTGATGGCCTTCTGCCAAGCTTCAACGTTGGTATCCATCGATACGCCTACAAACTCCACCTTG is a genomic window of Xylanibacter ruminicola 23 containing:
- a CDS encoding SusC/RagA family TonB-linked outer membrane protein produces the protein MGKRLLVATLVAIGPLVAFAQNLITGHITDVRTGEPLIGASVIVKTDKGRGVVTDVDGNFKLETKVEAPLTLKVEYVGYRALDVDVYDFDEPVEIALIDNSNRLDEVVVVGYGVQKRKQLTGAVTTVKNDELLNTSTSFDNILGGAVAGLDATASSGQPGASVNIRIRGGNSINAGNEPLYVIDGVLLYNSSSATNAGNSVAGTNFNPLASINPSDIESIEVLKDVSASAIYGSRGANGVIIVTTKSGKHGKVKVDYGYSIGVSSVRKRLDVLNAEQWGELYLELATDAQKKASGVTPELVKTWGEGTDWQDALFRTATTQQHQVSVSGGSDNERFHISGNYTNQDGVIRGSGFTRLGARLNYERDILKNVTVGLKTSFSKSTQTGSQSFRGQSNGVSGLLELALRTSPAVPIYNTDGTYNYANPFEAGDFVRNGLTPNAIADLSEVDAQTRVDNTLVSAFAQWEIIKGLKLRTQGSVNILNTRQSVFGPATSQIGFNSDGYGAVGSKRWESDQVEVTLTWNKKIGNIHEFEVLGGYTYQQEKSERLLGSTADYANDNLGYQSLQSGSQLIATETDFVTSVLYSGIGRINYSLLDRYHLTATLRADGSSRFAKNKKWGWFPSLGFAWNVNEEKFLKNIKWIEDLKLRASIGTVGNQEIGDYTFLSTYAATHYFLGGIKNTAYYRSALGNDDLKWETTTSYDLGFDFNILKGKLGFVFDVYHKKTSDLLLNIPVEQTTGFSSQLTNVGNVTNDGVEFAVNATLWQAKDLTWQVSANIAHNHNEVTSIGTGQSEIINGNQTIIRPGEALGTYYGWQFDGIVQTSEDLKSVPAPSNKPVVEYGDVKYVDQNGDGVVDQENDRVVLGSAQPDFTYGFATQLRYKSWNLSLNFQGSYGNKLYNQMEQALESPNASYNASTKLLNRWTAENPSTTIPRAVAQNNYSAYLDSRFIEDASYLRLKNIQIGYNFQPKVGNNQKLGVYLYASAQNLLTITNYSGYDPEYSGYVDRGTYPASRTFTFGVKLSY
- a CDS encoding RagB/SusD family nutrient uptake outer membrane protein, yielding MKKNQIYHTAQSLLAGVVFGLTLASCESLDQGNLSELAESNLPQSDADAKALVNAVYSSDIELATTYMYLIDLTTETTVSGENPNGGGGMLGLLSWDGTNSYVVSLWRAVYASLARANDTIEKLQTNPAGVSPEIASQVIGEAKFLRAYYLNYAVQLWGPVPVITSSKGGTNAVRNSETEVYQQIVADLEDAAARLPERSKQSQSDIGRASRGAALAALAKVYLTWAQVDDDLTDAQRKEYFGKSAQYAQQVIDSNEYSLEEDFYDNWNNQNRNGKESIFAIQFYLGSSTRDGDASGNNHLCHCSFSTSFSVSLPHIAPGPDNTVENSYLPGDQRKDVSFADSLWRPSTQNYFHFYFDADGDGIRESGFSRYNKYIDHDRVETSAADRAMNRQVIRLAEVYLVLAEAINERDGQPNQQAYDAFNKVRRRAFREDIFSAAAQSHDLKSGLDYEGFKSAIIQERSWEFVLEQKHLLDLKRWKILVKTIKNSALAKNFPEYNKQTIDFKHYRFPIPQAQRVVNPNLWQNYGYDGSDITTNPYVGRE
- a CDS encoding OsmC family protein, which codes for MKRLILSAVIASATLTGALAQQNDQRLNKAITDKGYFQKAWKSAPSFRDLLKRRKAAVNQFRAIPTAALHPITIRAFATAEQRAGTRHVIIREHQYLNDSGYNNGGFDLGIGTPDHVIAAIAGDIIDSYVTQAAIKGVAIDSLAINIKQTGHSLQNWGLDYTIFIDSPASDQQLEELRVLAEKNSPLYQFSIRAHKVNTTVELHKSAEELEIPPTYQPGLREFIEWETRKGEANKQLRESGQRPDKAKFGGYAYDYPYSRKNEFTPAQSESYLNPDGPTAFINPSSGVTVLQVRHHRVLQDHPQIFGGNDLGPTAVESHIGLLGSCFTHVAEGTAARNRIPLDTLNVALTAQFDPRSGRKGYEQTPLYPTDIQMRVVISSPRSEAEIRQLVADTERGCPIYNLVTNAQEIKGGIKRVIAKNK
- a CDS encoding OsmC family protein: MKKNQIVIITAALALQVSSALAQGPLNIFKSAQQKAKLEQNAPSLRNHLKERKVALEAWNAIPASDLQPVTLTANVTAKNRSGVRELRIREFHYIGDCGYAHGGQDSGVDTPTTAQAVFASDLADSYLNQAALLGIDIDSLTIEIHGQPDKVKTNRVWYPRNFLYTIYIDSPASDAELEKLAVLAEQNSAVATLVKAAVVPQLIIDQKSSPREKKVEGATLAGLREYIWGKRQALQASKAKAEAAKAKNPKADADALRKALAPKQGPWVKVFPNGVRQLTVNDKYLILHDNPAYLGGTNLGFTSIEGVLGILGTCITHISLGQAAERALDVDSISLTVEAEWDPRAGRKGFEKVSIAPQNVRYTLHVKTPESAQAVKEWIEAVEKICPMYNLFKDTQTFEHRIVRGSFKRQ
- a CDS encoding C-GCAxxG-C-C family protein, with protein sequence MMKYEPAYLLALATWPVTVCATNAQADSLRIARPAAFPAVSRHQTLDSLKAEVKLQLEQRYGQHYGCSALSLTSIAATLGSPLSEQQLRSMSEAFSGGIGHKFGEGTCGALTGAIAALGFYASGDKEKHLRLAAEVYDEFKKQQGSITCGDIYARYHFSHCDGCNLCAIQKVIEVLYREGDIHTSTIAPWQQLTEEKK
- a CDS encoding FixH family protein, whose translation is MEKRVFTRISAIVFWLFSGFALTACGGSDDPVVPINIPTEDDECCNAEETFLAYTFLHNGYLKEIESLRDTIDEKYALSVYSRGGKLHAGYNDVFFALTKISNQGFVRDFSVTEISPVMTMTEKGMKHSTPTATESSLYDETFPAVQHAWISFVMSSSSMGYWELGYKATTQNKTVAHTGSVIEVSANATGQEWIKSFKYQDVNYYLSLVNPNDFQTGINTIQAYVSQQNAEKAKPWPLADQEFTIEIIPTMPDMGNHSSPDNVALTKQPSGIYEGKLNLTMTGLWDIHLVVKDKEGNIVAGGENNDSGYSNIYWSVIL
- a CDS encoding TonB-dependent receptor; this translates as MPTDSIEKEASINEVTITSTVGSKRKVAGKGRTASIEEHLLQLNNVAMVKRGAYAWEPVVNNMSTERLSTTIDGMKIFYACTDKMDPVTSYVESGNLQRVRLDSGLDGNPQATGNIGGSIDLKLRKSGFDAAPQEFNLTTGYEANGHLQVYGADAAFSSQTFYANFGAFYRDADNYRAGGHQDVPFSKFHKVNSFLNLGFRPAPNHIVEGTVIFDRATDVGYPALNMDVSDATGLITSLSYRREQLAGLFYRWETKVYYNHITHNMDDSTRPDVIIHMDMPGKSSTAGLYSLLEGSRGKHQYQLNFDCYYNTLFADMTMYVEGAKPMYMLTWPDVGTFNSGLSLSDNIRLSDTHSIHLSAKGSWQQQRINSDEGYHALEIFFPGVERSKRTFMGRVSVSYAWQKNGWRLAAGTGYGNRAPSVTESFGYFLNNAFDRYDYIGNPHLKNESAVELNTSASWQNDVIDTRLEVNAFFFHNYIIGTPDNRLSAMTIGAPGVKVYQNLKHAKIVNTAFTFSVTPLSWLRWDNKVSYSYGKESTGAHLPLIAPFTYLTALKLFHQNWEGELGGELVGKQSNYSNKYGESLTPGYAVWHISAGYQFNIHTVVANIHVGVDNLFDRYYSTYSDWNHIPQKGRNIYANLSVKL
- a CDS encoding RidA family protein; the encoded protein is MKQVISTNQAPAAIGPYSQAIRVGNLLYTSGQIPINPATGSFVEGGIKEQTRQSLTNIKAILEEAGLTMAHVVKTTVFMADMNDFADMNAVYAEFFAEPYPARSAVAVKTLPKGALVEIEVVAAE